From the genome of Ziziphus jujuba cultivar Dongzao chromosome 6, ASM3175591v1, one region includes:
- the LOC107429847 gene encoding UDP-N-acetylmuramoyl-L-alanyl-D-glutamate--2,6-diaminopimelate ligase MurE homolog, chloroplastic — protein MAFACLSIPHILTPQHHFLTLNPRIPLLKPIFPLAPLSLRTRPVGCPSAIGPDGKFYPNPSDDDPPEAPEDSGHGVSKFQQIQRQASRARKIQEEEFKKHQSTFLSAIADVEDTTENPGSVSSDNNSGDDLFGEIDKAIAMKRKEFVKQGLLKPNPKKEEVVENVEELEPEEVVDLEEIDELQGLTVTSEDSDSHGSEKFDDDEGNGVSKTDRISSVSSSFDLDFDSYGKAKPRILEPKFKISLAELLDESKIVPVSVYGDLEVEITGIQHDSRLVSLGDLFVCCVGLKNDGHLYLTEADKRGAVAVVASKEIDIEDTLGCKALVIVEDTNAVLPVLAAAFYRYPSKNMAVIGITGTNGKTTTSYLIKGMYEAMGLRTGMLSTVSYYVHGDNKLESPNTTPDAVLVQNMMAKMLHNGAEAVVMEASSHGLALGRCNEVDFDIAVFTNLTRDHMDFHESEEDYQNAKAKLFSRMVDPERHRKVVNIDDPNAPFFISQGNPDVPVVTFAMENKNADVHPLKFELSLFETQVLVNTPHGILEISSGLLGRHNIYNILAAVSVGIAVGAPLEDIVRGIEEVDAVPGRCELIDEEQAFGVIVDYAHSPDALSRLLDSVRELRPRRIITVVGCGGERDRGKRPMMAKIATDKSEVTILTSDNPRNEDPLDILDDMLAGVGWTMQDYLKYGENDYYPPLPNGHRLFLHDIRRVAVRCAVAMGEEGDMVVVAGKGHETYQIEGDKTEFFDDREECREALQYVDELHQAGIDTSEFPWRLPESH, from the exons GTTTCAAAGTTCCAGCAAATCCAACGCCAGGCTTCCCGTGCTCGGAAGATCCAAGAGGAAGAGTTCAAGAAGCACCAGTCCACTTTCCTCTCCGCCATCGCCGACGTCGAAGACACGACGGAGAATCCGGGCTCGGTGAGCTCGGATAACAATTCCGGGGACGATTTGTTCGGAGAAATCGATAAAGCCATTGCAATGAAGCGGAAGGAGTTCGTGAAGCAAGGGCTTCTGAAGCCCAATCCGAAGAAAGAGGAGGTTGTGGAAAATGTTGAAGAGTTGGAGCCTGAGGAAGTCGTTGATTTGGAGGAGATTGATGAGCTTCAGGGACTTACTGTCACTTCTGAGGATTCGGATTCACATGGGTCTGAGAAATTCGATGATGACGAAGGCAATGGAGTGAGCAAAACTGATCGCATTTCGTCTGTAAGTTCTTCTTTCGATTTGGATTTTGATAGTTATGGTAAAGCCAAACCTAGAATTTTGGAACCCAAGTTTAAGATTAGCTTAGCTGAGCTTTTAGATGAGAGTAAGATTGTACCCGTTTCGGTCTATGGTGATTTAGAGGTTGAGATTACTGGAATTCAACATGATTCTAGGCTTGTTAGCTTGGGTGATTTGTTTGTGTGCTGTGTTGGGTTGAAAAATGATGGGCACTTGTATTTGACTGAGGCTGATAAGAGAGGTGCAGTGGCTGTGGTGGCTAGTAAAGAGATAGATATAGAGGACACTTTGGGATGTAAGGCTTTGGTGATTGTGGAAGATACCAATGCTGTCCTTCCCGTATTGGCAGCTGCGTTTTATAGGTACCCGTCGAAGAATATGGCGGTGATTGGAATAACTGGGACTAATGGGAAAACGACGACCTCGTATTTGATAAAAGGAATGTATGAAGCTATGGGATTGAGGACTGGAATGTTAAGTACAGTGTCATATTATGTGCATGGAGATAATAAGTTGGAATCGCCGAACACGACACCTGATGCTGTTTTAGTTCAAAACATGATGGCGAAGATGCTCCATAATGGGGCTGAAGCTGTTGTCATGGAGGCTTCTTCCCATGGACTAGCTCTAGGTAGGTGCAATGAAGTTGATTTTGATATAGCGGTTTTCACGAATTTGACTAGGGACCATATGGATTTTCATGAGTCTGAAGAGGACTATCAGAATGCTAAGGCAAAGTTATTTTCAAGAATGGTGGATCCAGAACGGCATAGGAAAGTAGTTAACATTGATGACCCGAATGCACCTTTTTTCATTTCACAAGGGAATCCTGATGTCCCTGTTGTAACGTTTGCAATGGAGAATAAAAATGCTGATGTTCATCCGCTTAAGTTTGAACTCTCTCTCTTTGAGACACAGGTTTTAGTTAACACTCCGCATGGTATATTGGAGATTTCATCAGGACTGCTTGGAAGGCATAACATATACAACATATTGGCTGCTGTCTCAGTTGGTATTGCGGTTGGAGCACCATTGGAGGACATTGTTAGAGGAATTGAAGAGGTTGATGCAGTTCCTGGACGGTGTGAGTTGATAGACGAGGAACAGGCATTTGGAGTAATTGTGGACTATGCTCATTCCCCCGATGCCTTGTCTAGGTTACTGGATTCAGTAAGGGAGCTTAGACCAAGGAGGATTATTACTG TTGTTGGTTGTGGTGGGGAGAGAGACAGAGGGAAAAGACCCATGATGGCAAAGATTGCAACAGATAAAAGTGAGGTGACTATTCTGACTTCTGACAATCCAAGGAATGAAGATCCTT TGGACATCTTGGATGATATGTTGGCTGGTGTAGGATGGACAATGCAAGATTACTTGAAATATGGGGAGAATGATTATTATCCACCTCTTCCAAATGGTCATAGACTTTTCTTGCATGATATTAGACGAGTAGCTGTGCGCTGTGCTGTTGCCATGGGTGAGGAAGGTGATATGGTT GTGGTTGCTGGTAAAGGTCATGAAACATATCAGATAGAAGGTGACAAGACAGAGTTCTTTGATGACCGAGAAGAGTGCCGAGAGGCGCTGCAGTATGTTGATGAGCTTCACCAAGCTGGAATAGATACGAGTGAATTCCCATGGCG GTTACCTGAGAGTCATTAG
- the LOC112493370 gene encoding uncharacterized protein LOC112493370 isoform X1 produces the protein MKDNQSRCRHCTDSTCSSSMGNEVEFLQRWEFRRESMCVSSSDGSKSSPSSEPAHKKHKLISSLVLLENDEAINNCSVQRNGEHNLHVESPNSFGKCRKEHIEKSKMDDFAYKDSKRDSNKRVSRKKGKPSVCEAAALDDLKVFMKSLLEDLKVTREDLFTWMKEEMKKLEMDNIDSQTKRQGSRKGKSIDVLDDLEKNIQVDHQHNLEESIQVYQQNNLEENIIIQNQNGFKKDSLTQQHQNNVDENLCVQDHKNLKETSNARHQNTFEENIQLQHQSNFKLGMNSGLLERFTMSNEEAGFDNCCKKFDFLAGNRQDSTESNREERLVLQAEQNTQSSTVNHNVLMPNKINSLHRISHYCNGGSLENSVKGKRITDSNCFQVLKHCDQEIESTRKEQKQILGSSIEPNFASHPLNRKSSSMYYSLSDILSYPHYENHIQSTIAANRNGMNTGGGNLMFDSSAHHLGYFSGTRQEDRNRSFARIFPGNESRIDKKSTITSSSTITSSTGVGLPIPLHQGTDTGFNIPSQISLENLTRGRNNPLGLILDGGAIRFSGGSYALSEHCNGNKFNSHSNK, from the exons ATGAAAGATAACCAGTCCAGGTGCCGTCACTGCACAGATTCAACTTGCAG TTCTAGCATGGGCAACGAAGTAGAATTTCTACAGCGGTGGGAGTTTAGGAGAGAAAGTATGTGTGTGTCTTCATCTGATGGGTCTAAATCAAGTCCAAGTAGTGAGCCAGCTCACAAGAAGCATAAACTGATTTCAAGTTTGGTTTTGCTTGAAAATGATGAAGCCATCAACAATTGTAGTGTCCAGCGGAATGGTGAGCATAATCTTCATGTTGAGAGTCCAAACAGTTTTGGCAAATGTAGAAAAGAGCATATTGAAAAGAGCAAAATGGATGATTTTGCTTATAAAGACTCGAAGAGGGATTCAAACAAAAGAGTAAGTAGGAAAAAGGGTAAACCTAGTGTCTGTGAGGCTGCTGCTTTAGATGATCTTAAAGTCTTTATGAAGTCCTTATTGGAGGATCTTAAAGTGACAAGAGAAGATTTGTTTACATGGATGAAGGAGGAAATGAAAAAATTGGAGATGGATAATATCGATTCGCAGACTAAGAGACAAGGTAGTCGCAAGGGGAAAAGCATTGATGTACTTGATGACTTAGAGAAGAACATCCAAGTTGATCACCAACACAACTTGGAGGAGAGCATCCAAGTGTATCAACAGAACAATCTTGAAGAAAACATTATAATTCAGAatcaaaatggtttcaagaagGATTCCCTTACGCAGCAGCATCAGAACAATGTCGATGAGAATTTATGTGTGCAAGATCATAAAAACCTCAAGGAGACTTCCAATGCAAGGCATCAAAACACCTTTGAAGAAAATATACAATTGCAGCACCAAAGCAACTTCAAATTGGGCATGAATTCTGGATTATTAGAAAGGTTCACCATGAGCAATGAGGAAGCTGGTTTTGATAATTGTTgtaaaaaatttgactttttagctGGTAATAGGCAAGACTCAACAGAAAGTAATAGAGAAGAAAGGTTGGTATTGCAAGCTGAGCAAAATACTCAATCTTCTACTGTGAACCACAATGTCCTAATGCCGAACAAAATCAATTCTTTGCACAGGATATCTCACTATTGCAATGGTGGGTCATTAGAGAACTCTGTAAAAGGCAAAAGGATAACTGATTCCAATTGCTTTCAAGTACTAAAACACTGTGATCAAGAAATTGAGTCCACAAGAaaggaacaaaaacaaattttgggatCTTCTATTGAGCCAAATTTTGCATCTCATCCTTTGAATCGGAAATCTTCTTCAATGTACTATTCACTATCCGATATACTATCTTATCCTCATTATGAGAACCATATTCAGTCAACAATTGCCGCAAATAGAAACGGGATGAATACAGGAGGAGGAAATCTGATGTTCGATTCAAGCGCTCATCATCTTGGATATTTTTCAGGCACACGACAGGAAGACAGAAATAGAAGCTTTGCTCGAATATTTCCCGGGAATGAGAGTCGCATTGATAAAAAAAGCACCATTACTTCAAGTAGCACCATTACTTCAAGTACTGGAGTTGGGTTACCTATTCCCCTTCATCAGGGTACAGATACTGGTTTTAACATTCCAAGCCAGATCAGTTTGGAAAATCTAACCCGAGGAAGAAACAATCCACTGGGATTGATTTTGGATGGAGGAGCCATCAGGTTTTCTGGAGGAAGCTATGCTTTATCAGAACATTGTAATGGCAACAAATTTAATAGCCATTCAAACAAATAA
- the LOC112493370 gene encoding uncharacterized protein LOC112493370 isoform X2, producing the protein MGNEVEFLQRWEFRRESMCVSSSDGSKSSPSSEPAHKKHKLISSLVLLENDEAINNCSVQRNGEHNLHVESPNSFGKCRKEHIEKSKMDDFAYKDSKRDSNKRVSRKKGKPSVCEAAALDDLKVFMKSLLEDLKVTREDLFTWMKEEMKKLEMDNIDSQTKRQGSRKGKSIDVLDDLEKNIQVDHQHNLEESIQVYQQNNLEENIIIQNQNGFKKDSLTQQHQNNVDENLCVQDHKNLKETSNARHQNTFEENIQLQHQSNFKLGMNSGLLERFTMSNEEAGFDNCCKKFDFLAGNRQDSTESNREERLVLQAEQNTQSSTVNHNVLMPNKINSLHRISHYCNGGSLENSVKGKRITDSNCFQVLKHCDQEIESTRKEQKQILGSSIEPNFASHPLNRKSSSMYYSLSDILSYPHYENHIQSTIAANRNGMNTGGGNLMFDSSAHHLGYFSGTRQEDRNRSFARIFPGNESRIDKKSTITSSSTITSSTGVGLPIPLHQGTDTGFNIPSQISLENLTRGRNNPLGLILDGGAIRFSGGSYALSEHCNGNKFNSHSNK; encoded by the coding sequence ATGGGCAACGAAGTAGAATTTCTACAGCGGTGGGAGTTTAGGAGAGAAAGTATGTGTGTGTCTTCATCTGATGGGTCTAAATCAAGTCCAAGTAGTGAGCCAGCTCACAAGAAGCATAAACTGATTTCAAGTTTGGTTTTGCTTGAAAATGATGAAGCCATCAACAATTGTAGTGTCCAGCGGAATGGTGAGCATAATCTTCATGTTGAGAGTCCAAACAGTTTTGGCAAATGTAGAAAAGAGCATATTGAAAAGAGCAAAATGGATGATTTTGCTTATAAAGACTCGAAGAGGGATTCAAACAAAAGAGTAAGTAGGAAAAAGGGTAAACCTAGTGTCTGTGAGGCTGCTGCTTTAGATGATCTTAAAGTCTTTATGAAGTCCTTATTGGAGGATCTTAAAGTGACAAGAGAAGATTTGTTTACATGGATGAAGGAGGAAATGAAAAAATTGGAGATGGATAATATCGATTCGCAGACTAAGAGACAAGGTAGTCGCAAGGGGAAAAGCATTGATGTACTTGATGACTTAGAGAAGAACATCCAAGTTGATCACCAACACAACTTGGAGGAGAGCATCCAAGTGTATCAACAGAACAATCTTGAAGAAAACATTATAATTCAGAatcaaaatggtttcaagaagGATTCCCTTACGCAGCAGCATCAGAACAATGTCGATGAGAATTTATGTGTGCAAGATCATAAAAACCTCAAGGAGACTTCCAATGCAAGGCATCAAAACACCTTTGAAGAAAATATACAATTGCAGCACCAAAGCAACTTCAAATTGGGCATGAATTCTGGATTATTAGAAAGGTTCACCATGAGCAATGAGGAAGCTGGTTTTGATAATTGTTgtaaaaaatttgactttttagctGGTAATAGGCAAGACTCAACAGAAAGTAATAGAGAAGAAAGGTTGGTATTGCAAGCTGAGCAAAATACTCAATCTTCTACTGTGAACCACAATGTCCTAATGCCGAACAAAATCAATTCTTTGCACAGGATATCTCACTATTGCAATGGTGGGTCATTAGAGAACTCTGTAAAAGGCAAAAGGATAACTGATTCCAATTGCTTTCAAGTACTAAAACACTGTGATCAAGAAATTGAGTCCACAAGAaaggaacaaaaacaaattttgggatCTTCTATTGAGCCAAATTTTGCATCTCATCCTTTGAATCGGAAATCTTCTTCAATGTACTATTCACTATCCGATATACTATCTTATCCTCATTATGAGAACCATATTCAGTCAACAATTGCCGCAAATAGAAACGGGATGAATACAGGAGGAGGAAATCTGATGTTCGATTCAAGCGCTCATCATCTTGGATATTTTTCAGGCACACGACAGGAAGACAGAAATAGAAGCTTTGCTCGAATATTTCCCGGGAATGAGAGTCGCATTGATAAAAAAAGCACCATTACTTCAAGTAGCACCATTACTTCAAGTACTGGAGTTGGGTTACCTATTCCCCTTCATCAGGGTACAGATACTGGTTTTAACATTCCAAGCCAGATCAGTTTGGAAAATCTAACCCGAGGAAGAAACAATCCACTGGGATTGATTTTGGATGGAGGAGCCATCAGGTTTTCTGGAGGAAGCTATGCTTTATCAGAACATTGTAATGGCAACAAATTTAATAGCCATTCAAACAAATAA